Within Amycolatopsis sp. FDAARGOS 1241, the genomic segment CCGCGAGTCCCTCCAACGCGTCACGGTCTGCCAGGTCGGCAACCGCGGGCTCGGCGCCCTTGGCCCGCACCAACTCGGCCTTCTCGGCAGAGCGGGCCAAGGCAGTGACCTGGTGGCCGCTGGACACGAGCCGATCGAGCACCGCGGCTCCGATGTAGCCGGTGCCACCAGTGAGCAGTACGTGCATGATCCTCCTCGTTTGCCGAAGTTTGGGTGCGGGTCGCCGTAATACTCGCCGAAAATCGGGCGACTTTGCCTGACCAGCAGTGATCAGTCGTTGGCGGCGCGGTGGTCGGCGACCGGTGGGTGAACGCCTACGCCGCGCCTGGACCGAACCTTCCGCGCGGAAGCAACCGGGATCAGGAGACCGCGGCCGGTCTGGACGACCGGGTCCACCGGCCCCACGGCTCCCGTGTAACCTTTCACCAGACGACGCGGGGTGGAGCAGCTCGGTAGCTCGCTGGGCTCATAACCCAGAGGTCGCAGGTTCAAATCCTGTCCCCGCTACCGCAAAAGGCCCGGTTCGCACATGGTGCGGGCCGGGCGTTTTTGTGCGCGACCAGAAGAAACTCCGACCGCAAGGACGCGCTCACCGATACATGCGTACCTGCCTGCCGGGCAGCTCCGGCGGCCCTGGAGCTGCGCCGATGCCGGGCGGGTGCCCGAGAGCTGAGCCACGCGGGCTTTTCCCCGCGGGCAGCTCAGCGCGTGGTGCCGGTCAGGCGGTCGGGAAGGTCTCCGTCACAGGGATGCCCGTCTTGAGGGTCCGGCTGACCGTGCACAAGCGGTCGATCGCGCGGTCCACCGCCGTGGCGAGGGCTTCCCGCTGATCGGCGTCGAGAGAGGACACGTCGACACCGAAGACGACGTGCACCGCGTCCAGTTCGGAGGCTCCTTCGCGACGATCGGCGGTCAGGAACACCGTGAATTTCGAGTCGTCACCGACGCGGCGGGTGATCAGGTGTTCCGCGGTGACCGCGGAGCAACCCGCGGCCGCGATCTGCAGCAGTTCAGCCGGGGAGAACGCACCCTCGGAATCCTTGTGGCCGATACGCACCTCGGCACCGCGCTCGTTGCGCCCGACGAAATCGTGTTCGCCTTCGCGCTGCACTTCCAGGGTCATCGACCGCTCCTCCTGACGTTGTCCCTCTCGATAACCACCCGTGCCACACCGGTGTTCCGGGATGCGCCGCACGGCACTGGAACAATCAGGCCGGGTGCTGCGCCAGCACCGTGATCGTGCCTGCTGACCTCGGCGAAACCCGCGTCGCGGACGGCGTTCACGTGGTCGCCGTGCCAGCCGGCCTCGGCCGGCCGGCAGGCAACCGTCTGACGTCCACTCCGCGGACCCGACGCCGGCGCGCGGGCCGCGCTGGACGATGCCGGGGCACCGTGGCCGGTGCTCAGCCGTACGCGCCGATCGCGCCGGTACGACACAACCTCTCGAATGTCGTCAGTGGTGACGATCCGCACCATGGTCGCGCCAACCTCAGCCCGGGCGACTTGCAAGGACCATGCCCGCAGTCCACGCACCGGTTCGTGCCAGAACCACTGGCCTTCGGTGAGATCCTCCGCGGCCACGGTCGACTCCTGAATGTCCACCTCCGACAGCGTCGCGGCGGCCATCGACCTTACCGGCCAGCCGATTACGGCAACCCAGCAGGTCCTCGCCGAGGACGTGTCGCGGCGAACGCGGGGAAGCAAACGGTGCCACTGGGATCGCCGCACTGCCGCTCGAGGTGGTGGTGGCCCTCCGTCGCACCAGCTCGTTGCCGATCGGCACTGCCCTCACCACGCTGTTCGGTAGACGTCATCTTGCCGTAGCCCGCAGCTGCTGATCGCAGCCAGCGCCGGCTTCGATGCCAGCGCCGCCTTCGTCGCCGCGCCGCGTCCTACCGCCACCAGGGATGAACCGAGCTCGCACAGTCTCGCAAACGCGTTCGCCGAACAGGCGGGGCACCGGTCATCTCGGCGTCACCGAACCCCGTCCCAGAGGCGACTGGAGCGCTCAGGCCGTGAAGGCGGCTCGGGCCGGCAACCGGTACTGCCAGAGCCGCGTATTCGATCGGCGTGTATTCAACTCCGACGGACGGTCATGACCATGTGGAGCGTGCTGACG encodes:
- a CDS encoding OsmC family protein yields the protein MTLEVQREGEHDFVGRNERGAEVRIGHKDSEGAFSPAELLQIAAAGCSAVTAEHLITRRVGDDSKFTVFLTADRREGASELDAVHVVFGVDVSSLDADQREALATAVDRAIDRLCTVSRTLKTGIPVTETFPTA